The Thermoanaerobacter uzonensis DSM 18761 genome includes the window TTCCCTCCAAAATATACCGCATCTGCTCCGTAATTTATAGCTATTTTTAACCTTTCCAAATCTCCAACCGGTGCCAAAAGCTCTAACATGATTATTCCTCCTTAAAGCTTACCGCTAATCCGTCTCCTAAAGGCAAAATTACCGTGTACAAAGTTTTATCTTGATATAATATTTCTATAAATTCTCTCATTCTGTACACAATAGTTCTTCTCTTATGTTTTACATTTTTCTCATTTACAACATATCCCTTATACAAAATATTGTCCCACAAGATTACGCCCTCTTTGCTTAAAAGTCTTTTCAGCTCTTTGTAAAATTCTATATATTGCCCTTTCGCCGCATCTACAAAAATCAAATCGTACATCTTAGTTAAATTTGGAAGAACTTGTTGTGCTTCTCCACAAATAAGCTCGATTCTATCTTCTA containing:
- a CDS encoding O-methyltransferase, with product MEITPNDIKFVRGITHKFGYPLDEIEKYAYENYIPIAKPEVADFLSFIVKLKKPNNILEIGTAIGYSTIIMAKAYSEVSVVTIERDINLAEIAKENFKKAKVEDRIELICGEAQQVLPNLTKMYDLIFVDAAKGQYIEFYKELKRLLSKEGVILWDNILYKGYVVNEKNVKHKRRTIVYRMREFIEILYQDKTLYTVILPLGDGLAVSFKEE